ATACCTTGCATGGCGGTTGAAGACTATTCAAAGAaaagctgcagaggaaagaGGTCCAGCAGTTAGTAGATCTCCTAAAGGTAATATTTATCATGAGGTGGAATTATCAacctgtgaaatgtgttgacaggaGGATATAAAACTGTGTAGTTATAAAGAGTAACAACaaaattgtctttttctaaagTTGGTGGTCCAGGCCATGGGCGTACTAGACCCTTTACTGCCGACCAAGTCCTGACTGACGAGGAAGTGGAATCCGCTATCGCTGTGTTGAGACACACTGCTGATGAGTACACCATCCGTGAGAAGATGAAAGTCACTTTCAGTTATCGCCATGCCATGGTCAATGATAATGACAAATCAGCAGAGGTCTTCTCAGTATTTCCACGGTTCCTGGACACACCAGGACTGGTATGGCATCTACATTCATTGAATACTGAgacatattgtaaaatgtagcaCAAGGTACCaattcctccttttcttctttttttctttttcaaactacAGATAGAACAGGATTTCAGACTTATGTTTGGTGAGCAGACTGCCAACAATTTCCTGGAGAGGTGGCCTACCACTTTCAAAGCAAAAGTAATTAAGGAAAGCCATGGACTGGTCCCCTCCACAGACCTTCTTGATTTGATGCGCAACGCTGAGACATCTACTGAAGTCGAAAATGGTATGTCTTTGAATGTTAAGAAGCATGTTGCTAAATATATTGAGGATGGTGGGAAATTATGGCATAATGTTAACCTGCTACTTGTTGGCCTCTAGGCTGGGACAGTGACATGTCAACCATCATACTGCTGCTACATCTGCTACCGCCATCCGCACAGGGACGAAAGAGGCCAGGGAAGATCTCAGCATCTCATGCAGTAGATCACCTCATCAAATTCCAAAAGGTACACTAcactaatatttaataattaatcaaacatCAATTTCTTCTCAAATTCTTGAATCCTTTAATTGTTTGGAGTGATCTcatgttattgtttaatttctaatAAATAGtgttgttgaatgtgttttgttacagACGGGAACAAGCGTGCAGCAGCATCTTGACACCATAAGTCAAAGCAGTCAGCCCTACCTCCTTGCTCAGGGACCCACAAAAAGCAGCATTACCTCCTTCTTCATTGCTATCGACAAGCATGCACTTCCATGCAAAGCAACCAGCGCAGTCGGAGCCCTGGATGAACTCTTTAAGGCCCACTACGTCTTTTGTACATCTTACAGTCCTGTGTTGAAtaatttcttcacttttttgcaaaccaccaTTTACAGCATTGATGTGGGGGAAACGAAGGAAACGCCAAGAATCGCAGAGTTGCGAGTGCGAATGGTGCGTTAAACAATGAGGTGCTTTCTTTGCAGCAAAGAACTTGGTGAGGCAAAAAATCTTATAAAGCACCTCAAAGTTATACATGGACTCTGTACAGGAAAGACTCTTCATCTTAAATGTGGCGAAGTGGGATGCTCAcgtttttttaatagtttttcgGGTTTTAGGAAGCATCTTAACAAGTCCCATGTGAATAGtggttttaatgttgttgttgaaactgAACCACCACGTTGTCAAAGTGTTCTAAATAGTGATGAAAGTCCTGCAGAAGAGCCATATGAGGCTGAGGTTGAGTCAGAGCAAGCGTTATCCTCAGAACATCTTGTAAATAGTTGTGCCTCTGTCATTTCAGATCTTAAGGCAGCAGGTGTAGCCCAGTCTGTTATTAATTCAGTTGTGACCTCTATGGAGGATATTGTGCAGGATATACATGAGCATGCTAGAGAGTCAGTCATCCAGGGTGTTTTTCATGATCAAAGAGGAACTGAATCATGCAAGAAAGTTGAGGGATGTTTTGACCAATTAGAGAATCCATTCACAGCTCTAAATTCAGAATACAAACAATCAAAATTTATGACCAGCAAATGGGAAACTGTGGAGCCAGTGGAGCTTGTAATTGGCTCAAGATTTGACTTGAGGCTCAACAAAAAGACAGGAACATATGACCAAGTAGTAGTTAAAGACAAATTTATGTATGTTCCAATTTTATCGACAttaaactcaatatttaaaAGTGAACATGCCAGAGAAATGCTCAAAAGCCCAAATATAAGTGATtcaaaactcaaagatatttGTGATGGCTCTTTCTTCAACACTCATCCTCTATTTtcaacagagagacacactgtacagattcaaatgttttatgacGATTTCGAGATTGCCAACCCCTTGGGGTCCAAGAAGGGAGTTCATAAAATGggtggtatttattttactttaaggaATTTCTCACCGAAGTGGAATTCTATTTTGGCCAATATACATCTTTGTGCCTTGTTTCATGCTCAGGATATAAAGCGTTACGGTTTTAGTGCTATTTTAGATCCTATTGTTTGTGATCTCAAACAGTTAGAGAGTAATGGCATTGATATTCCATTGTATGGTGGTTGTGTTCGTGGCAGTGTTATACAGGTGACTGGAGATAATTTAGGCCTACATAGTTTGTTTGGTCTGGTTGAGAGTTTCAGTGCAAGGTATTGCTGTAGGTTTTGTTTAGCCGAAAAAGAGGACTTCCAAACTGAATTCTCCGAAGAGTCTCCCAAAATAGTGTTGCGTACCAAAGAGGCCCACAGTGCTCACTGCCAAGAAATGGCACATAGGCCTTCTCTTCCTTATGTATTTGGCGTGAAGAGATCATGCTTACTAAATTCACTTACATATTTTCACACAACCGAGAACTACTCAGTTGATGTGATGCATGATCTTTTAGAAGGTGTGGCCCAATTTGAattaaagcagctgtttttttatttgaaagaaaaaattaCACTGGCAGAACTGAATTCAAGAATACTATGTTTTGATTATGGATTTACAGAGAGATGTAATAGGCCAGTGGCTGTGAATTTAAGTGCAGAGTCTAATGATTTGGGACTAAACGCAATTCAGTCATGGTGCTTGCTGAGGAATGTTCCCCTTATATTTGGAGATTTGGTAGCCTCTACAGACCAACACTGGACcctgcttttattgttgttacagaTCGTCAACATTGTTTTCTCGCCCATTTTATCTCAAGGCTTATGCGtgtatttgaaacatttgattgTTGAGCATCACACACTGTTCAAGGAGGTATATCCTCATAAAAGACTGTTACCAAAACATCATTTCCTGATTCATTACCCTAGATGCATTCAGAAAATAGGACCTGTACTCCATAGCTGGT
The window above is part of the Eleginops maclovinus isolate JMC-PN-2008 ecotype Puerto Natales chromosome 16, JC_Emac_rtc_rv5, whole genome shotgun sequence genome. Proteins encoded here:
- the LOC134878492 gene encoding uncharacterized protein LOC134878492 — its product is MEEYAKTKSITDSTRRQLINILTAEMTEKHGTSPPRSVRVMYAQGIVALFPYLEDPSSQNGYDHYYDPERGSGYLAWRLKTIQRKAAEERGPAVSRSPKVGGPGHGRTRPFTADQVLTDEEVESAIAVLRHTADEYTIREKMKVTFSYRHAMVNDNDKSAEVFSVFPRFLDTPGLIEQDFRLMFGEQTANNFLERWPTTFKAKVIKESHGLVPSTDLLDLMRNAETSTEVENGWDSDMSTIILLLHLLPPSAQGRKRPGKISASHAVDHLIKFQKTGTSVQQHLDTISQSSQPYLLAQGPTKSSITSFFIAIDKHALPCKATSAVGALDELFKAHYVFCTSYSPVLNNFFTFLQTTIYSIDVGETKETPRIAELRVRMVR